A region of the Leptospiraceae bacterium genome:
GACTTGTTTTGCAGAATAATTCGGCGGATGACCTGACAGTGGCTGCCAATGCCACTACATTTAGCTTTGCTACAAAAGTAAGCGGTGCATACTCTGTCACAGTAAAAACGCAACCCTCGGGTCTGATATGCACAGTAAGCAATGGTAGCGGAACTGCTACAGCAGATGTAAGTAATGTAAGTATTACCTGTGCGTCTTCTTCGTGGACAAAACAAATAGGAGTAGCTTCAAAGTTTACTACCGGAGCTAGAATTACCTTAGACTCCAATGGTAATATTTATATGACAGGAAATACAAGTGGTGCCCTGGATGGAAATACCCTGACGGGTTCACAGGATGTATTTGTTATTAAATATGACAGTAGTGGAACCAAACAATGGACTAAGCTTATGGGATCTGTATCGCAATTTACCGCAGGAACTGGAATAGCCACTGATAGTACCGGAAATGTATATGTAACCGGAAATACAACCGGTGCTCTGGACGGAAACACCCAGACGGGAATAAGGGATGTATTTGTCATTAAGTATGACAGTAGTGGAACCAAACAATGGACAAAGCAGATGGGGGTAGCTACAAAAAATACTCAGGGGCAAAGCCTGACTATTGATTCCAGCGGTAATATATATGTAACAGGAGAAACTGGTGGTGCCCTGGATAGCCAAACTTTGAATGGTAATCAGGATGGCTTTATCATTAAATACGATAGCAGTGGAACCAAACAATGGACAAAACTATTCGGTGTAGCCGCAAAAAATATCGGTCCATTTGGAATTTCTGCTGATTCCGGTGGAAATGTGTATGTGACAGGAACTAGCGACGGTACTCTGGACGGAGAAACTCTAACAGGAACAATGGATGTTTTCGTTACCAAATACAATAGTAGCGGAACCCGGCAATGGACCAAACAAATGGGGATTACAATGGCGACGATTAATGGTAGAGATGTTTCGGTAGATTCCAGTAGCAATGTCTATGTAACAGGATATACCGAAGGTGGCGATCTGGACGGGAATACCCATATTGGAACAAGAGACGCTTTTATCATCAAGTATGATAGTAGTGGAACCAAACAGTGGACAAAACTATTTGGTGTAGCCACAAAAGACACTTACGGTATGAGAGCAGCTACAGATTCCAGTGGCAATATCTATATCAGCGGAAATACAACCGGGGGTCTGGATGGAAATAGCCTGACAGGTACAGGTGATGCCTTTGTTGCCAAATACAATAGCAGCGGAATAAAACAATGGATAAAGCAAATGGGAGTGGCTTCTGCCAATACCCAGGCAAACGGAATCGCTGTTACTTCTGACGGTAGCAGTGTTTATACAGGCGGATACACTCAAGGCGGTCTCGACGGTAATACTCTAAGCGGAACAACGGATGCGTTTCTAACCAATAAACTAAAACAGTAAAATAAATTTGTGCGAGGATGATATAGTATATTATCCTCGGGATTATCTCTCTTTTACCGCCTCTCTACCTTACCGCTAAATTCCTATCCTGTAAGGCAGAGGGGTCGTTTTTTATATTTACATTCTTTCAGGTTATCCCTAAAACCCGGCTACTTCATTTCTTCTTCATTGTATCTCCCCGGCATGTTTTCGTGAAGAAACCCATTCTCTCAGAAGCAAAAATCTACGGACAAGAAAAATAGTATCATCAAAATATTAGTAATATCATTAATTCTAATGATGGGATTTTTTTCTACAATTCCCAAAACAAAAAGATATGTATCAGAAAACAATGAAGAGTTTGCAGCAAACGACTCCCTGCGAAAAAAGCTAAATATTTAATTTTCTATCCGTAGTATTTTTTTTTGGAAAGCACAATATTCTGGATACTTTGTTGCATACTGAATCCAAACTAAGTCTCCTTTTTCTAAAGATTTTATATTGCTATTAAAAATACTTTCACTATTTGTACATTCTAGCTCCTTACCATTTTTCTCAGTATATCGGTAAGTGATAAGAAAATCTCGGTTACTACCTTTTT
Encoded here:
- a CDS encoding SBBP repeat-containing protein, with amino-acid sequence MELKRIHIGFLFSILVFAGCLKDVPTRPSNELEALYKCKAGVDTQSCEKETPWWLFGLYQSQQSTVSESTYNNGSSITLTAGTAVKLNPPSHIDGSKYTVSPALPTGLDLDGNTGVISGTPTVTVASTQYTVTQTKPDSTSATFTFTIVVNASGSGGTGTGTGTTTASYAISGTISGLTASGLVLQNNSADDLTVAANATTFSFATKVSGAYSVTVKTQPSGLICTVSNGSGTATADVSNVSITCASSSWTKQIGVASKFTTGARITLDSNGNIYMTGNTSGALDGNTLTGSQDVFVIKYDSSGTKQWTKLMGSVSQFTAGTGIATDSTGNVYVTGNTTGALDGNTQTGIRDVFVIKYDSSGTKQWTKQMGVATKNTQGQSLTIDSSGNIYVTGETGGALDSQTLNGNQDGFIIKYDSSGTKQWTKLFGVAAKNIGPFGISADSGGNVYVTGTSDGTLDGETLTGTMDVFVTKYNSSGTRQWTKQMGITMATINGRDVSVDSSSNVYVTGYTEGGDLDGNTHIGTRDAFIIKYDSSGTKQWTKLFGVATKDTYGMRAATDSSGNIYISGNTTGGLDGNSLTGTGDAFVAKYNSSGIKQWIKQMGVASANTQANGIAVTSDGSSVYTGGYTQGGLDGNTLSGTTDAFLTNKLKQ